Proteins from a genomic interval of Yarrowia lipolytica chromosome 1E, complete sequence:
- a CDS encoding uncharacterized protein (Compare to YALI0E08866g, similar to uniprot|Q7S698 Neurospora crassa NCU04755.1 hypothetical protein, similar to Saccharomyces cerevisiae SCY1 (YGL083W); ancestral locus Anc_6.191), producing the protein MFCSNWRSLDDGKYYLEELISHVPPQVRANSVKSGHSANYNISSEPAFHAGAWAVHNATRRTTNDPVSVFTFDKKKFESFCSKNGLKNSKGSDEIYSRLRNEATNLARLRHPNFLRIVEPLYEGKSSLSFVTERVETCIRAKVEADASRDSRSTRDHIPPELSPLVIQKGLLQVSEGLKFMHEDAKMVHMNLNLNTVFVDSLGDWKLGGCGYACEVAGSESRDFFIPQFDARYPRFVQINLDYSAPELVLDKNLDFSADVFSLACLAITLYNFKSPIDSNNNYNNYEEDVKSLGSFLRKPNNTTKIPASLIEILPKLLTRYPTDRYPIQAILSANFFNSFLLKSLKFIDEFSGKTDEEIEAFIPQFIKIIPEFPFEILKNKILKILISSLSHVSEAIMASLLHVIFLISAQLSSLDFCKIILPILSDNEKLQQNSDVQKVVLEDLDIFLKNLNSKEIEKTILPFFFIMFDNAGAPEVQENALFKCQKDILEKLDFPIIKNKIFPKIGEVFTKTTSLGVKIAAINALKELVVSGLDKHSVTDKLLGMLKAVKSRDPRVMMSMLSLYETLVKMLDVDVIANEVIPVLWSMAVGPKYTVAQFEKFMTVIKQFSTKVETEQKKKLTNNVEVPMASREDLSAGIGGMSSGIGGMTLEPSKPNNDFMLDDGPSFVTPVPVVTPKPSIPSSIPALQAPKKQNDDFGSFASASTSNNSFGNFQSSVKPSIPPLQAQPLQPLQPQPLQSQTLTASKPAANYNINTGSTGGGINWNSGSSGGTSNAGSGINWNSNSNSNTGSSINWNTNSSNSNTTSNWNSNPMGNNNTMGSMNTGGMNTMNNMNNMNNNMGGSLNWNTNNNATTNTSSGNMNSNINWNASSANNNNSDSLL; encoded by the coding sequence ATGTTTTGCAGCAATTGGAGGAGTCTCGATGACGGAAAATACTACCTCGAAGAACTTATATCACACGTTCCGCCCCAAGTCCGTGCTAACTCAGTCAAATCCGGCCACTCAGCCAACTACAACATCTCCTCGGAGCCCGCATTTCACGCGGGAGCCTGGGCAGTCCACAACGCCACTCGAAGGACCACAAACGACCCCGTGTCTGTGTTCACCTTTGACAAGAAAAAGTTTGAATCATTCTGCTCGAAAAACGGACTCAAAAACAGCAAGGGAAGTGACGAAATTTATTCGAGACTGCGAAACGAAGCCACCAATCTCGCCAGATTACGACACCCAAACTTCCTGCGGATCGTGGAACCTCTCTACGAGGGAAAGAGCTCCCTCAGCTTTGTCACTGAACGAGTGGAGACCTGTATCCGAGCCAAGGTCGAGGCTGAtgcgtcacgtgactcgagGTCTACACGTGACCATATACCTCCGGAGTTGTCACCTCTTGTGATTCAGAAGGGTCTTCTGCAAGTCTCTGAGGGTCTCAAGTTTATGCATGAAGACGCCAAGATGGTGCATATgaacctcaacctcaacacGGTCTTTGTGGACTCCCTCGGAGACTGGAAGCTCGGAGGATGTGGATACGCATGCGAGGTGGCGGGTTctgaatcacgtgacttctTTATCCCGCAGTTTGACGCTAGGTATCCTCGTTTCGTGCAGATCAATCTGGATTACTCTGCACCTGAGCTGGTTCTCGACAAGAACCTCGATTTTTCGGCCGATGTCTTTTCTCTGGCGTGTCTGGCCATCACTTTGTACAACTTCAAGTCTCCTATTGACTCGAAtaacaactacaacaactACGAAGAGGACGTCAAGAGCCTAGGTTCTTTTTTGAGAAAGcccaacaacaccaccaagatTCCAGCTTCTTTGATTGAGATTCTCCCCAAGCTTTTGACCCGGTACCCCACCGATAGGTACCCTATTCAGGCTATTCTCTCAGccaacttcttcaactcTTTCCTTCTTAAGTCGTTGAAGTTCATTGACGAATTCTCCGGCAAGACCGATGAAGAGATTGAAGCCTTCATTCCCCAGTTCATCAAAATCATTCCCGAGTTTCCCTTtgagattctcaagaacaagattctcaagatTCTGATCTCGTCGCTGAGCCACGTCAGCGAGGCCATCATGGCGTCGCTTCTGCATGTCATCTTTCTCATCTCTGCTCAGCTCTCGTCTCTGGACTTTTGCAAGATTATTCTCCCGATTCTAAGCGACAATGAGAAGTTGCAACAAAACTCAGATGTGCAAAAGGTGGTCCTGGAAGATCTGGACATCTTTTTGAAGAacctcaactccaaggagaTCGAGAAGACGATTCTGCCTTTCTTCTTTATCATGTTCGACAACGCTGGCGCCCCCGAAGTGCAGGAGAATGCGCTGTTCAAGTGCCAGAAGGATATTCTAGAGAAACTGGACTTTCCCATCATCAAAAACAAGATTTTCCCTAAGATTGGTGAAGTCTTCACCAAAACCACTTCGCTGGGTGTCAAAATTGCTGCTATCAatgctctcaaggagctcgtTGTGTCTGGTCTGGATAAACACAGTGTCACAGATAAATTGCTCGGCATGCTTAAGGCAGTCAAGTCTCGAGATCCTCGAGTCATGATGTCCATGTTGTCTCTCTACGAGACTCTTGTCAAGATGCTTGATGTGGATGTCATTGCCAACGAAGTCATTCCAGTGCTGTGGTCCATGGCCGTGGGTCCCAAGTACACCGTGGCTCAGTTTGAGAAGTTCATGACTGTGATCAAACAGTTCTCTACCAAGGTCGAAActgagcagaagaagaagctgacgAATAACGTCGAAGTGCCCATGGCATCGAGGGAAGACCTCAGTGCGGGTATTGGAGGCATGTCTTCTGGTATCGGAGGTATGACCCTGGAGCCTAGCAAGCCTAATAACGACTTCATGCTAGACGACGGACCCAGCTTTGTCACCCCTGTCCCTGTCGTCACGCCCAAGCCTTCTATTCCCTCTTCGATTCCTGCTCTCCAGGCTCCCAAAAAGCAGAATGACGACTTTGGCAGCTTTGCCAGTGCAAGCACCTCTAATAATAGCTTTGGCAACTTTCAGTCATCTGTAAAGCCTTCtattcctcctcttcaggCTCAACCACTGCAACCTCTGCAGCCCCAGCCTCTTCAATCCCAGACTCTGACTGCCAGTAAACCTGCTGCCAACTACAACATTAACACAGGATCTACAGGTGGGGGAATCAACTGGAACAGCGGAAGCTCTGGCGGTACTTCTAACGCTGGCAGCGGTATCAACTGGAACAGTAACAGCAATTCCAATACTGGTTCTAGTATCAACTGGAATACGAACAGCTCCAACTCAAATACTACTTCCAACTGGAACTCCAACCCAATGGGAAACAACAATACCATGGGTAGCATGAACACTGGGGGCATGAACACCATGAACAACATGAACAACATGAACAACAACATGGGCGGCTCTTTGAACtggaacacaaacaacaacgcaaccacaaacacaagctCTGGTAACATGAATTCCAACATCAACTGGAACGCCAGCAGtgcaaacaacaacaacagtgATAGTCTGTTGTAA